Proteins co-encoded in one Apodemus sylvaticus chromosome 6, mApoSyl1.1, whole genome shotgun sequence genomic window:
- the LOC127686876 gene encoding HIG1 domain family member 1A, mitochondrial-like has product MSSNTDLSLSSYDEGQGSKFIWKAKETLFVSIGMAGFAAIVAYGLYKLKSRGNTNMSIHLIHMRVAAPGFVVGAMTLGMGYCMYQEFWAKPKPKP; this is encoded by the coding sequence ATGTCATCCAACACagacctttctctctcttcatatGATGAAGGTCAGGGGTCTAAGTTTATCTGGAAAGCTAAGGAGACACTGTTTGTCTCCATTGGGATGGCGGGCTTTGCAGCAATTGTGGCATATGGATTATACAAGCTGAAGAGCAGGGGAAACACGAACATGTCCATTCACTTGATCCACATGCGGGTAGCCGCCCCGGGCTTTGTGGTGGGAGCCATGACTCTTGGTATGGGCTATTGCATGTATCAGGAATTCTGGGCCAAACCTAAGCCTAAGCCTTAG